Proteins co-encoded in one Neodiprion lecontei isolate iyNeoLeco1 chromosome 3, iyNeoLeco1.1, whole genome shotgun sequence genomic window:
- the LOC107223372 gene encoding ADP-ribosylation factor-like protein 4C, with amino-acid sequence MGAGMGRSGTSGGGLLEALPTGTPLHVAMLGLDSAGKTTALYRLKFDQYLNTVPTIGFNCERIRGGSGKAKGVNFLVWDVGGQEKLRPLWKSYTRCTDGIIFVVDSCDAERLEEAKMELTRTARSPDNVGVPILILANKQDLPGAKEVGELEKQLGVLELTGMPGSSCIRVQPACAITGEGLHEGLDTLYQLILKRRKLAKLNRKRAR; translated from the exons ATGGGAGCTGGAATGGGAAGGAGTGGTACAAGCGGGGGAGGACTTCTAGAGGCTCTGCCGACTGGGACGCCTCTTCACGTCGCAATGCTCGGCCTCGACAGTGCGGGTAAGACGACTGCCCTTTACCGGCTCAAGTTTGATCAGTACCTCAACACTGTGCCCACCATCGGTTTCAACTGTGAACGAATAAGGGGCGGAAGTGGCAAGGCCAAAG GAGTCAACTTTCTGGTATGGGACGTTGGTGGGCAGGAGAAGCTGCGACCGTTGTGGAAGTCGTACACCCGATGCACGGACGGCATCATATTCGTCGTGGATTCCTGCGACGCCGAGAGGCTTGAAGAGGCAAAAATGGAGCTAACGCGGACAGCCAGAAGCCCGGACAACGTTGGGGTCCCGATCCTGATTCTCGCAAACAAGCAAGACCTGCCTG GAGCAAAGGAGGTTGGCGAGTTGGAGAAGCAGCTTGGAGTGCTGGAGCTGACGGGAATGCCGGGAAGTTCATGCATCCGAGTGCAGCCGGCGTGCGCGATAACCGGTGAAGGTCTGCACGAGGGTCTGGACACGCTTTACCAGCTGATACTGAAGCGGAGGAAGCTGGCGAAGCTGAATCGGAAGAGAGCGAGGTAG